From the genome of Salvia splendens isolate huo1 chromosome 7, SspV2, whole genome shotgun sequence:
ACTtgattatttttgttaaatgAAATCCAAACCAGTAGATTCAGGTATAAAAACAAGATTTAATCGTAAATTTTTGTATAACGAATGCCATCACTAAACAATACTCCATATAAACGTGAAATGGCCTGGTAAATACTCTGTACTGTACGCATTTGTATAACCCAAATTGGACCTCGGGTCTCTCTAATCtaacaaataaaaatgtttATATGTTTAAAGTGATTAAAATTTAAAGTTCATCCACAATGCATTGCGCTTTGTCCAAtataatggagtatatataatataatataataattgaatcCATTTCAGTGTTTGTTTGAATTTATACTTAACAGATTGTTATAAATTTAATCCTTTTGGAAGCAAGCGGGAAGTTGACCATTTGTTAAGCCTTACGGAgtagttttaaatttcatttttagcaTAACATAATTACTATGAATAGAAGTTAGAGTCAGGACCGCACCATCTAGATTCTAGGTCATATCAGTACTGTTATAGCTTAATTGTTGCATTGAATTCAATAATGAAATACAAGCACCCTCCAGCTCACGCTGCTTTCCTCTCTtatctaaataataaaatacaaatgaaagttgatgtattatttgaagccAAAAATCCACTTTGGTTGCCTCAACAACCAAAAATaacaattttgtttttttttgtctgGTAACTAGTACTATGTCTTTAATTCATGTGATGTTAAAATACAACATGATTTCCTTATAAAGAACATACACAAATTTTCGATCATTGTTATGGTAAGCAATGTTTAGTAATCTATACACATATAAAGTCATAATTTTGATTTGTTAAATTTTACCGCAAACTTCATATTATCAAACCAAGATCTTGGTTTAAAATACAAGAGCATAAATTTAACATTTGAATGTATTTTATTTGCGTTTGTCTATAAAAATTTATGCAATGGATTGacaaaaaattaatcaaacatAAATAGGCTAATACTCCACCAAATAACTCATTAATTAGATaagtattatactccctccgtccctcattaggagtctcatttcttgacagcacgagttttaagaaatgttaagaaaagtgagtggaaaaaagttagtggaaaagAGGTCCTACTTGTTGACAAACTCATGATTGTATCGGTTTAATTGGTTTGTTGAAGTGGTAAATGCCGAGTTTATCACTCGAACTGTCTTTGTCCAGCCAATTATTCTATCTCTTGGagttttatgtgtttgttgAGTGTTCTAGGAAAAATAGATGGAATAGGATGCAAAATCCGGCTGTTGTGTATAGAAGGCAGCGAAGCAGAATAACATACCActcggccgggtgaattttactcataataattccacccggtcgGGCAGCGTGAAAGAGTTAGTGAGAGGCCGAATTAtgacacccgaccgggtgaatttCCAGCTCAAATATTCTACCCGGCTATGTACTTTGATTTGACGCGCCTTTTAGAAGAAATCAAGACTTTTGATGAAAAAATATCAGAAGAAAAATGTTAGGGCTGTCTACGAGATTCATTCTACACCTACAGCCTCCAACACTCACACACACCCCCAAGAACATCTTTGAGAGAGgtaattgaagattgaagacttccAATCGGAAGATTGAAGTTGTCATTCCATAGATTCATTCTCACTGGAGTATCTTAATCTTTTCCCATGTATTTCTTAGAATCTTTTGTTTCAAACATGGTTTTATgaagaacatgagtagctaaaccctttttgtagaattcttggtgatgatgcattaatttcatagtttttatccaattgatttttgttgttaccttgctcttgtagttatttgattattcttgtgTTTATTcttttcaattgcttgatcaccacttgattgtgtagggttaattagattaatcggaaaatgaaataattaatctgtaaataagaataaatcacaccttaatacaatagaactcgagagagttgaggttttgagtgaggtctttgatctcatcgagcttttaggagttaggggtttaggattagaaggggacttcaatcctagcacctaatctacaggtttctcacatCGGGAGGGAGTTTAATCTATATTTGTGGtcgacttaataactctagggacaccaaaaggtaaggcaatttgattggataagagcttggaattgtgcatcagatccttaaattatactccctccgtcccgggctactcgctcatttccttttcggctcggagattaaggaattagtgtataggaaagtcaaaaatgacggctgtaggtgaaatttttttactaaaaatggaaagagtgcaagtaacttgggacgcccaaaaagaaaataagtgcgagtagtgcgggacggagggagtacaattttctccatattatcttaTCACTTCGTGTTTACTTGCTTTTTATATGCTTTCAGTAgtgttagaacaaaccaaacttTTTTCCCGATTGTATAGATAGTAGTTAAcgtttgttcgtggtagttaagttgatacaatcttgtctctgtgggatacaatactcttgcttgctaattgctacactagccccgtacacttgcaggtatcacttgtgttaaaataagttgagtcacttgtattattagttttaaatgaaatgtgagtggaattaGTTAGTGGAAgttgagaccctattaccatttatggtaaaagtgaacagggactcctattcacgaacagactaaaatgaaaaaacgagactcatattcgcagacggagggagtactacaattCATTGCAATATCTATGAATCTCGGTGGCCCTCGGGCCAAGTGGAGCATgcatggagtattattttctctAGTGCAGCTTAGAGGTACCCAATATTTACGGTTATGTCGGTTAACTGTGGAACCGGCGattacggttccgaaccgaaaccctGAGAATTtatcgaaccgaaaccgtcaaTTTTAGAACCGTGGCTCGGTTCAGGCTTGAAAATTTCTAAACCAAAACCGTGCCGGGACCGTCGGTTCCGGGCGGTTCCAAACCAGAACCACGAAGAACTATCGAAAAATCATGAAATGAGCTGAAACGACAAAAAATCGCTAAAAACTGGTGGTTCAAAAACGTGAAAAACCATAAAAATCGCCGGTTTGAAACCGACCGGCGGTTTTGGAACTATAAATGTAACCACTAAACACCTTCGCGATTCGGTTCCGATTCGGTAATTTCCAAAAtcagaaccggcggtttcgaacCGTAACCGCCGATTCCGAAACCGTAGGCACCTCTAGTGCAGCTCGGCCATTCTGGTCTTGTATTCTAAGACCTCGCCTGTGAAGTAAATCATTCTACCACAGTCCAACCAATTGGGAGGGAATCAATAGATTCCTTTTTGGGATTGATTCATTCTTTTTGAACCCAACATGCAACTCTATGTTGTGTTGCGTTCTTCAAGTGTGCTTGTTCCCTCCTTTTTTCTTAACTTAGCAAGTCTTTGTGAAATGTTCCATCCGTCTCCAactaggagtctcgttttttcattttagtccgtccacgaatagAAGTCCTAATTCGTTTTTGCTATAAATGGTAGGGCCACACATTTCAAtgactcatttcactcacatttcatttaaaatcaatataaacaagtgggactcatattccactaactttttttctatccatttttcttaatatttcttaaaactcgtgtctacACGAAGTGAGACGTCCAATGGCGGAGGGAGTAACTACGATGAAAAATTGTACCTTTTCAGTATATAAATCTAGAAATGTGTCAAATAGTCCATCACGTTGTTTTGCCATACTTCAGCTTATAGACTGCAATATGTTTTGTACAGTCAACACCATGTATttagattttttaaaaagtactagTACAAACAAAGAGATAAGTGAAATttgaataatactccctctgtccccaactaagttgagacataACTTTTGAGCACAAAGATTaagatgaataaagtagaaaagataaggagagagtaaagtatatagtataataaaataagagtgattgaatgttttgttttttattaaaaaatgaaatgactcaacttagttgggacatcccaaagaggaatacgactcagcttAGTTGGGACGAAATAAGTAATCATTTTCTCATATAAATAGAATTAATCGATAAATcgataaatatataaaataaaagtttcACTGTGGAGTAAATAACTCTGGTTTCCCGCTCCACTTCTCCACTTCCAAGTTCCGGCACTACTTTCAACTGGCGGGAAGATTTCGTTGGCTAATCGAAGCGCATCTCTCTTTCTCCTTCCACCCCCTCCTCTCTCTTTCGCCCGCTCTCTCTCTACTCTGGCATACCCTAATCCGTGACATTTGATTATCAGTGAATTAGCTTTACAGATATACAGTTGTTCATGGAAGAGGAGCCAGTTGCGCCGGATACGGCTACTCGTCGTTCGGTTAGTTGATTAAACTATAATTTGCAGATTTGATGGTTCCTTGATGTCGTtctgaaccctaattttgactTATGCGTAATTGCTGATGTTTGTGTTCGAGTAGAAAAGGACTAGGGCTGAGGTCAGGCAAGCCGATTTCACTCGCACAGACAGAATTGAAGACGAATTGGAGGATGAGAGGGAAGAATCTTCTGATGAATTTCAACAACCTCGCCCGAAAGCTAAGAGAAATAGACCTAATGAAGGTGCTTCAACTTCGGCCGCAGCCAGTCGTAAAGCCGACATCAGCTTGATCGGTACCGCCACTTTCCTCGTAGTCAGTTAGAGATATTTAAACCACTAAGGTGTTTGGGATTGGTTTATGTAAATATCTATTCAAAATTCCAACCACTGAACTAAATTGTAGGACCTCTTCCAAGGGGTTCGAGCGTTTGATCTTGtgcataaaaaatttaattataggACTTCGTATCTTAATTACAAGCGAATATGTCACTTTTTTCTCCTATTGCAGCTCCAGTATAAGTTGTGGCTGAGATAATATCAAGATTTGATATTCTTAGACCGAGTGTACTTTATTGTATGCTCAGCTAATCGTTTTTTTATTGTCTTGTGCTCCGTTTTTCCCTCTTGGGGTTAACTGGTATTGGCTGTATTGGGTTGCCTCAAGAATGAAATTACGCGTGCTGTATGTTTCAGGCTAATTTTGCAGACTTTAGTTCTCTTACCCTCTAGTATATACAGTCTGGAGAGGAAGGGACTGAGCcgttttctacttttttttatcttattgcATTTATTATATCATGTGTAGACAAATGCAGCTTTCTTGTTCTTCAGATGTTATCAAAGGTGATGGGAAGGAGATTCCAGAGGTAGTCAAAAGATGGGTTGAACATTATGAGAGGAACCAAAAGTCCGCAATGGCTGAACTCTTAACTATGCTATTTGAGGTTTATTATATGCTGTGCCCCTATCACTCTTTCTATGACCAGATTTCATATTTCATCAGTTTGCTCTACTACTTAAATGCACTGTCTCATGCAGGCTTGTGGAGCAAAACATAGTATCCTAGAAGAGAATATTGAAGAGACTGATGTTGACGATGTGGTTGTTGCTCTTGTTAACATGGCGAAAAGGGTATCTTTTGCTTATACCGAATCagatgaattatatatgtgtcTTTTTAATGTAACACATTTCTTTGGTTCTTAAAAGTGTTTATACATGTTTtagaatattttgttttttagcACGAGGATATTTTTTGGTCACAACAGACGAGTGTTCTGTGGACAATACTATCAATAAAAAGATTGAAACTCAAAAAAATTTCTTGACAATTATGGCTTAGGGGGAAATTGAGGACTATCAGAGTTCCAAAAGGGGCTTCAAGAATTTCAAAGAAAATCTTGTATATTTCTGGGACAATTTGGTCAGCGAATGTCAGAATGGGCCACTGTTTGATCAGTCATTATTTGACAGATGTTTGGACTACATCATTGCTTTGTCATGGTAAGTACATGAAATCAAGTTACCATGAATATTAAATAGAACGAAGTAGCTTTGTTAAGCTTGTGGTTTTCTTTGGCAGTACTCCTCCTAGAAGTTATCGTCAGATTGCATCTTTGATGGGACTTCAATTTGTCACATCCTTTGTCAATGTAGCTAAAATCCTTGGTCCGCAGAGGGAAACCACTCAGAGACAGTTAGATgctgaaaagaagaagaatattGAAGGACCTCGAGTGGAGTCGCTCACTAAAAGGTTATCAATGACACATGAGAAGATAACTACGCTGGAAGAGATGATGAGGAAAATCTTTACTGGGTATGTTATCTATTTGCTGAAGTTTTGTTCAGTAACTGTGATGAGATTTTGTTATTTAGTTTTCACGCCCTCTAAGGGACTTATATCCTTTCAATGCTGTAAGTTCatcttgaatatttttttgtaaaggTTATTCGTGCATCGCTACCGAGACATTGATCCAGATATTCGAATGTCGTGCATCGAGTCACTTGGCGTGTGGGTACTGTCATATCCCTCATTTTTCTTGCAGGATTTATATTTAAAGTATCTTGGATGGACATTGAATGACAAAGTAAGTTACATTTTGTTAAATCATTGTTCAGTGTCCGAGGCTTTATTTTCTTCCAAATGCTGAACATTTTCTTATCTTCCATCTGGTTTGAAGAGTTCTGGTGTTAGAAAGATTTCTGTCCTGGCATTGCAAAATCTTTATGAGGTGGATGCCAATGTGCCATCTCTGAATCTTTTCACTCAGAGATTCTACAGAAGGATGCTTGAGCTGGCTGATGATATTGACATTTCTGTTTCAGTATGTGCAATAGGCCTCGTAAAACAGTTGTTAAGGTACAGCAATTTGCGATTATATGTGTACGCGtgtgtttattttcttttcttttcttttgtgtgtgtgtgggggggggggggggggggttgagCAGGGGGAGCTTCCCGAGTAAGTAGACATAATGCATGGTTATCATACATAAAACTTTTCCTGATTAGGGGTGTTGGGTATGTTGCAGACATGAACTTGTGCCTGATGAAGAACTAGGCTCTTTCTACGACTTATTAATTGATGACCCACCTGAAGTCCGACGTGCCATTGGAGCACTAGTACATGATCATTTGATTGCTCAGAAatttaacaattcacaatctcACTCAACAGGTACCATTTCCAGATGCATATATGTTTTAATTCTTTGATTTGCCTGATTACCTATTTTGTTTCTTTCAGGCAGTGATAGTGATTCTCCAGAGGTCCACATTAATAGAATGCTGAAGATACTCAAAGAATTCTCAGCTGATCCCATTCTGAGTTCATATGTCATTGATGATATCTGGGATTACATGGGGGCCATGAAAGTACGTCACTGCTAATGATAGCATGTGTATGTGTgttataaattcaattaaaacattAAGAGAACAGTAGTTggaaacataaaaatgatagtagtatatattatggTTTCTATGATGTTACTTTGGCGTGCTGgaatgtatatttctctccCCTTCCTCATTCTGTTACTTCGTTGACAAAGAAATAAGGAATCTAAAGAACGAGGCCCCGTCTAATGTCAACTACATTATTAATTCACCTAGGGTTTAGAAGCACAACAGATTCGTGAATCATCAAAATAAAGTGAGTTTAGTGATTCTTTCTAGGTTCTGAAGGCAgtgatattatatatttatattttgtactaTCTCATTGTTGATGTCCTCACTTCTTGCATTACCTCTTTTGGCTTGttctccttttttcttttcacGTTCTTTCGTTCCTGGAAGTATGCCTGATCTAGTATTGCCTTATGGCCCTTATCCGAATCATCTTCCGGCTGTTCCAAATTCTGTGGCTGGAATAAAGTTGTTTAAATAAGTTCAATGGAATCAGATGGATTTGCGTTCATACTGGTATGTGTTGATAAATTGGCTGCCTCATGAAGGAGTGAATCCTTGCAGGATTGGAAGTGCATCATTCGTATGCTTCTGGCAGATAATCCATCAGCCGAGCTTGATGATGTAGATGCTACAAATATGATTCGGCTCTTCTTCTCATCAGTTAGGAAAGCTGTTGGAGAGAGGATTGTTCCTGCTACTGACAATAGAAACCCACATCATACCAAAGCTCAGAAGGTTATACAATAACAGTTTTCTCATATTCTGTCAAATATTCTATTAGAGTTccaattctatttttttcttaatataCTGCAGCGGTTTATTGGATTTCCTCAATCACAGTTATCAACATATTATCCCGTACAATGTATTATCACTAACAATAACCAATTGCCTGTTTTTGCTTTACGGTTACCAGGAAATGTTTGAAAACAGTAAGCGCGATATAACAGTTGCCATGATGAAGACCTATCCCCAGCTCTTGCGCAAATTTATGCCTGACAAGGACAAAGTAGCTCCTTTAGTAGGAATTATTCCCCACATGAATCTTGAGCTTTATTCTCTTAAGAGACAGGAACAGGTGAATATCTTAAATTGCTTTACTAAGTTTCATCTGTGTAGTGTTACAAGGCATGCTACTCTCTTAACGCAACAGTGATGCGATATATGTCGTGTTCTGTCTTTTGCAGAACTTCAGGGCTGTTCTTAAACTTATAAGAGAGGCCTTTTTCAAGCACGGGGAGAAAGATAATTTGAGAGCATGTGTGAAGGCAATTAAGTTCTGTTCCTCTGAGAGTCAAGGGGAATTGCAAGACTTTGCCCAAAATCAGATCAAGGATCTTGAAGATGATTTGGTTGCCAAATTAAAATCGGCTATGAAAGATGTTATGGTGGAAATCTAACAAAGCTAATATTTTCTGTATTGCATGTTGATCTGGGGATTGACTTGCTTCTTATGTGCAGAATGGAGGGGATGAATACTCCTTGCTTGTAAATCTGAAAAGGTTGCATGAACTCCAGTTGTTGCACAAAGTTCCTCTAGACAGCTTGTATCAAGACCTTGTGCATATTCTTAAGAGTTTCAGGAACATAGATGACGAGGTCTGCAAATTAAATGTCTTCATTGCATGATCATTTTCTTCTATAATGCTTCTTGACATCGGGTTTTGTTACACAGGTTGTTTCTTTCTTGTTTCTGAATATGTTCGTTCATATCTCTTGGTGCCTGCACTCCATTCTATCAAGTGAAACAGTTTCAGAGACATCTTTATCTTCTCTATTAGGGAAGCGTGATGCCTTGTTGGAGGAACTTGATTACTTTTTACGTAACTCTTTTCAACTTCATAGTGAAAGTAGGTCCAAAACTCAGCTGGCATATTGGGTCAGTACTCATCCTACGATTTCTAAACATATTTTCCCTGCCTTCTTTGCCCCTTACtttttttggtgttttaaagaattttagaattattttgtttgaCACTGCCATATACTTTTTGTAGGTCTGTGGTATTCTGGCAGATACCTGGTGTTTGTTTAAAAGGGCAAAATTTTCTATGACAAAGCTGGAAATATTAGGGTACACTCCAGATGTAACAGTTATTGAAAAGTATTGGAGGATGTGCGAGCAACTGCTTGATGTTTCAGGTAGTCACCTGTATCTCTTCTAACTGGTACAGTTTCATAGATGTATTTATTCTGTAACTTGTTTTTCAGCTGTGTGAATATTTATGCATGTGCTCATAAGTTTCATAGCATTCCAACTAAGTGATTTGGTTTACCCTGATGGCTGTGGTGAAGTCCCACCATTCTGAATCTGTCCCTTATTAGATTTTTGTATTTCTTTTGGTTTCGTAAAATCATATATATTGCTGGTCCTGCCTTCCTGCTTGCTTTTGATGTACTTTGACTAATGAATTCAATCCCTAAAGTACTTGTCAAACAGTTTGACGGGAGCATGTTTGTTTTCtcttataatataatatgtgaTGTAAtgtattcttttttttcttttttgaatttttattttaatctatttttcGCTGCAGATGAtgcagaagatgaagaagatgaagaaaacagagaatATACTGAGGATACTAATGCAGACACAGTTATGTTTGCTCTGGCCAAATTAGTGGCTACTGATACAGTTGCTAAGGTATCTCAaccttttgttttctttctagatattgatataatttctttatttcaatccATATGCTGGTTCTTATGTACTGGGCACTGGCTATATTTTTTGCTTATACTCCCCCGTCCATGGAAAATATTCTCATTTACCCATTTTGGTccatccaccaaaattagtcCAATTTCTATTTATGGAAACTTTCTCaccactttttctctttctctctcctactttaccaattgcgcATTAAAAACATGAGACCattttttgtggatggaggAAAGATAAAGCTATTTTAAACTATAAAAGTGTCACGACTTGTTTGTGCATAGATGATATATT
Proteins encoded in this window:
- the LOC121742025 gene encoding sister-chromatid cohesion protein 3-like isoform X1, which encodes MEEEPVAPDTATRRSKRTRAEVRQADFTRTDRIEDELEDEREESSDEFQQPRPKAKRNRPNEGASTSAAASRKADISLIDVIKGDGKEIPEVVKRWVEHYERNQKSAMAELLTMLFEACGAKHSILEENIEETDVDDVVVALVNMAKRGEIEDYQSSKRGFKNFKENLVYFWDNLVSECQNGPLFDQSLFDRCLDYIIALSCTPPRSYRQIASLMGLQFVTSFVNVAKILGPQRETTQRQLDAEKKKNIEGPRVESLTKRLSMTHEKITTLEEMMRKIFTGLFVHRYRDIDPDIRMSCIESLGVWVLSYPSFFLQDLYLKYLGWTLNDKSSGVRKISVLALQNLYEVDANVPSLNLFTQRFYRRMLELADDIDISVSVCAIGLVKQLLRHELVPDEELGSFYDLLIDDPPEVRRAIGALVHDHLIAQKFNNSQSHSTGSDSDSPEVHINRMLKILKEFSADPILSSYVIDDIWDYMGAMKDWKCIIRMLLADNPSAELDDVDATNMIRLFFSSVRKAVGERIVPATDNRNPHHTKAQKEMFENSKRDITVAMMKTYPQLLRKFMPDKDKVAPLVGIIPHMNLELYSLKRQEQNFRAVLKLIREAFFKHGEKDNLRACVKAIKFCSSESQGELQDFAQNQIKDLEDDLVAKLKSAMKDVMNGGDEYSLLVNLKRLHELQLLHKVPLDSLYQDLVHILKSFRNIDDEVVSFLFLNMFVHISWCLHSILSSETVSETSLSSLLGKRDALLEELDYFLRNSFQLHSESRSKTQLAYWVCGILADTWCLFKRAKFSMTKLEILGYTPDVTVIEKYWRMCEQLLDVSDDAEDEEDEENREYTEDTNADTVMFALAKLVATDTVAKEHLAPEVISHLGKYGASVTEIVKHLITLLKKKGDISNILLEALKRAYQRYLAAISSGDDETSSKQFQECKTLAARLSGPYVGAARNKYKAEILNVVREGISFAFSEAPKQLLFLDGAMLPFVSKLPPPDILDIMKGVERRTENVKTDEDPSGWRAYYTFLDTLREKYLKNEAAKVADGKEGTTVRRRGRPRKQQTLQGKRLFDDQSSSEDEDPISGSDQDVDAEDKEEEDELLIHSLRASSKLRSLRVSKSQTRTVDSSLAAEDLATPKTSGASS
- the LOC121742025 gene encoding sister-chromatid cohesion protein 3-like isoform X2, whose amino-acid sequence is MEEEPVAPDTATRRSKRTRAEVRQADFTRTDRIEDELEDEREESSDEFQQPRPKAKRNRPNEGASTSAAASRKADISLIDVIKGDGKEIPEVVKRWVEHYERNQKSAMAELLTMLFEACGAKHSILEENIEETDVDDVVVALVNMAKRGEIEDYQSSKRGFKNFKENLVYFWDNLVSECQNGPLFDQSLFDRCLDYIIALSCTPPRSYRQIASLMGLQFVTSFVNVAKILGPQRETTQRQLDAEKKKNIEGPRVESLTKRLSMTHEKITTLEEMMRKIFTGLFVHRYRDIDPDIRMSCIESLGVWVLSYPSFFLQDLYLKYLGWTLNDKSSGVRKISVLALQNLYEVDANVPSLNLFTQRFYRRMLELADDIDISVSVCAIGLVKQLLRHELVPDEELGSFYDLLIDDPPEVRRAIGALVHDHLIAQKFNNSQSHSTGSDSDSPEVHINRMLKILKEFSADPILSSYVIDDIWDYMGAMKDWKCIIRMLLADNPSAELDDVDATNMIRLFFSSVRKAVGERIVPATDNRNPHHTKAQKEMFENSKRDITVAMMKTYPQLLRKFMPDKDKVAPLVGIIPHMNLELYSLKRQEQNFRAVLKLIREAFFKHGEKDNLRACVKAIKFCSSESQGELQDFAQNQIKDLEDDLVAKLKSAMKDVMNGGDEYSLLVNLKRLHELQLLHKVPLDSLYQDLVHILKSFRNIDDEVVSFLFLNMFVHISWCLHSILSSETVSETSLSSLLGKRDALLEELDYFLRNSFQLHSESRSKTQLAYWVCGILADTWCLFKRAKFSMTKLEILGYTPDVTVIEKYWRMCEQLLDVSDDAEDEEDEENREYTEDTNADTVMFALAKLVATDTVAKEHLAPEVISHLGKYGASVTEIVKHLITLLKKKGDISNILLEALKRAYQRYLAAISSGDDETSSKQFQECKTLAARLSGPYVGAARNKYKAEILNVVREGISFAFSEAPKQLLFLDGAMLPFVSKLPPPDILDIMKGVERRTENVKTDEDPSGWRAYYTFLDTLREKYLKNEAAKDGKEGTTVRRRGRPRKQQTLQGKRLFDDQSSSEDEDPISGSDQDVDAEDKEEEDELLIHSLRASSKLRSLRVSKSQTRTVDSSLAAEDLATPKTSGASS